Part of the Diceros bicornis minor isolate mBicDic1 chromosome 17, mDicBic1.mat.cur, whole genome shotgun sequence genome is shown below.
GGTTTTCCCACTTGCTGCACCCCCTACTTTTAGGCTGGGCTTATGCTTCCTGGCTCCCCACCCCTGTCCCATACTCCATCCTTGAGGACATTTCCCAAAAACCAATCTGTCCAGCCAGCTCTCCCATCTATGACTATTCTGTTCTCTATCCCTGATATCCACAGCTCTGTCCAGGATCCAGAGTTTTGGTCATCAGTCTGAGTGTCTTGGACATCTTGTCTCCCATTAGGCTGGATGCTCCCCCACGGCATGTCCTCTTCCCCCAGACTACCCCCTGGAGCTAGAGATAGGGATGTCCCACAAGGGGCtatagagagaaaggaagaaggaggtcCAATGTCTGACGGTGAGTAATTGGCAGGCCTGAATGACCCTGGCCTTGCTTTTGCAGCTCTTCCTATGTGTGTGGGACTTGGGGAAGGGGAGCAACTGCCCAAGAGTGAGAGTCTGGAGTACCTTGTATAGCTAAGCCAGGCCCTCCTTCAGgaccttctccccaccccatagCTGCCTCTGCACCCCTCTCACCTTTAAAGCTCCACAGATCTCTACTGTGTCCACCTCTTGCACCACGGTAATACGGAAATTGGGTGTCTGCATCAGCTCTTTCAGAAGCTGTCCCTGGGCCAGATCCTTGCAGCCTAAAGTGGGGAGAGGACAAGGCTTTAAGGGGAGACTCTTGACTCTTCTTCTCACAACTGCCCTAAGCAGGAGCTGCAACCCGTTCCCTGGAGGTGTCCCAACCCTCCCCCACCTCTGATGCTTGGGTCTTCTTCTTTTGCCTGCCttacagggagaagatggctaaGTTGAGGGGGGTATGGGAAAAGGATGTAACTGGAGCTGCGTGTGTATGTGGGTAGTGGTGGGGCTCTCACCAATGGTTGTCTCACAGAACTTCTCATCAGCCACCTCGCTGGCAATGTTGGCCCCCATCAGCACGCTCATGGGGATGCCAAGGCGTTCCCCAATTACTTCAGAGATGAGCTTCAGCCCGTTGGGGCCTTCGTCTACCCCCTGGGCATAGGATGGAGCTCAGGCCAGGTGCCCTTTATGCCCAACTGAGGACTTCCcacccagaaatcctgcccctTCCAAATCCACTGTTCATCAGTGTCTCTCCCCAAAAGTCCTGCCCCATTCCAACCCAGCCAAAGCTTGCTGTAAGGAGCCAGCATGAGAAAACAAATCCATCTGAAAACTCTCCTTCCACACACCCTCAATCAACCTACCTCTCCAAGGCAATGTATCCCCTCCACATCCCTAAATGACCTGCTCCTGAGTATCCCAAACCAACTTTCCATTCCAGCCACTGTTCTAAACCAACTCCCCTTTCACACCCCTCAAACCAGCTGGCTTCTCATACCCCCCAGGCATCCTTTGTACACCTCCTAAACCCCCGAGACATCTGTCTCCAAACAATCTCTTATCCACTCCCCAACCAACCTCCCCTTCCCAACGGCCCCCAGCATCTGACTATTTCTCAAGCCTCCCCAAAGTcaactcctctcctctctccagaaAACTCTTGGCCTACTTCTGCCATTTTCTGTTGTCCTCACTTCACCCACCCTGAGCCCCACAACAGTTAGCTGTAGCCCCATTCATATTGTCCTTGTCACCTTAATAAGAGATATGCCAATGGTGTTTGCCTTCAGGTGGCCCTTGAGCTGATCACAGATCTTGCCGATGAACTGATGGGGCACCACAAAGATCAGGATGTCGGCATCCGCTGCAGCCAGGACCAGATCTGGGACAGCCACCTGTGGGGGTGACCAGTGCTCGTGGGCCTAACAGACTTCTTCTAGACCCCATGGAACCCCATTCAGGAGATCTAGGAGCCAAAGAGTGAGGCTggtgggggagaaggaagggCAGTTTGGGGACTGAATCTGAAAGGGCTGAACTTGGAGGAGTAAGACACTCTATTCCCTCTTCCTAGCCTTCATTCCCTCCAGCCTCAGCTATCTTGGGCCCTTGAGGACTCCTGGAAACCTCCCCCCAGCACTCTCCTAGCCCTTGGCTGTGGGAGAGTGAGGGAGGCCAAAGGAGACCTAGGCTTGGCAGGAGGAAGAGGCCAAGTAATTTCATCACCCTGCTCCTTAGGGCCCCAACTGGGAAGGGAGAGCCCCAGTCTTCCTGCTGTCTTCTCTGCTCCCCCTTTCCAGGTGGGGAGCAAGCCACATGGATTTGACCAAAGACCTTAAGTCCAGGAAACAGCGTCCAAGTCTGCTAATAACCCAGTGAATGAATAACAGGATTAGACCCCAAGTCTGGGAGCCAGAGAACCTGTCTTTGGAGGTTGTTGTTGCTGTGGAGACCAACTTCTttgtcctctccctctccccttcctgcctGGGAGTCCCTAAAGGGGAGGAGGGGGGTACATTCAGGTTCTCCTCAGTCCCAGACATTGCCCAGGGGAGCAATTTGGGGGCTGTGCATAGGGGTGCCCTGTGCATGCAGCAGCCCTCCTGAGATGTTCCCCAGGTCCAGGTGGCACCTGAAATGGATCCCTCTCAGCAGGAGGCACCCCTCCACTTCCCTTTCCCTTCCTTGCAGGGTGTTGCGGCTCACCACGTTGGGGGGCAGCTTGTGCCCTGGCAGGTATTTGACATTCTCATGCTGCGTGTTGATGATCTCTGTCAGCTTTCTGCCCCCGACGTCTTCCTCAAACACCCACATGATCACCCGTGGGTCAAAGTGTGCCAGCTGGGCTGCATTGCCACCCACAATCTTGGCGATGGCTGAGCCCCTGGCAGGAGGGGGAGCACAGAAAGTGGAGGAGTGGGGGCGTGAGGGAGGGaacgggggcaggggagggggcagtgcTCCACCTCAGGATATCACAGCAGCCCACCAGATTATTTACTTGCCACCTTCCTTGTCACCCCCACCCCTGTGACAGTGTGTCCCTAGTGACCTGGCAGTAGACAGGAGACTCAGTCTACTTCACACTTTGCTGCTGGAGAAGGGGGCCAGCCTTGtgatctccccaccccaccaaacCCAAGCAGCTTTTCAGGCAGGGAGCACCCTGGAGGCTCCCTTCCTGTGGTGAACAGGTGCAGCTGCCCAGGCAGGCAAGGGCCAGAAGAGGTTTGGGCACTGTCTGTCCTGAGGGGGTAGGCACAGGAGAAGATAGCAGCAGGGGTGGAACAGGAACCGGAGGGCATTTCCTACCTactctctgcctcctgcccaccaagcctccctccccagcccactgTGTATTTGGGAGAACCCCCTCCCCACCCGCCATACCCCTTGACAGAGCCGCTCACCAGTTGCCGGAGCCTACAATGCAGACTTTCTTGCTGGCCATGGTGGCGCTtctctgcctgagccagctcagTGCCACACTCCCCAGCTCCTCTGCCGGCTAGGAACATATAACTCCGCCACATGTGGGTGCAGCCAAGCCCCGCCCCCCAGGGTGGGTGGGGAGTGCCCAGGGAGACAGCCTGGCAGAGCCAGGGAAAGGGGAGGAGCGCGTAGAGACAGGTGGGGACCACGAATGGGGCAGAGACCAGGCCCCGCTTTTCCTCTTAGGTTTAACAGCTGACAGTGCTGGCAAGCATCCTCCCTTGGCCCCAGTTTCCCACCCCGTCCCCGCAATGGTCTCATTTTGAGGTCTGCCAAGAAATAGCCCAGATAAGGAGCAAGTGACTGGCCCCCCTCACTCCCTCCTGTCCCCCAGCCCTGGAATAAACTGCATTCAGCCCTAGT
Proteins encoded:
- the GPD1 gene encoding glycerol-3-phosphate dehydrogenase [NAD(+)], cytoplasmic; this translates as MPLLILALLITESNFLPSLHRFGAKSPFTCCPLALSPRGSAIAKIVGGNAAQLAHFDPRVIMWVFEEDVGGRKLTEIINTQHENVKYLPGHKLPPNVVAVPDLVLAAADADILIFVVPHQFIGKICDQLKGHLKANTIGISLIKGVDEGPNGLKLISEVIGERLGIPMSVLMGANIASEVADEKFCETTIGCKDLAQGQLLKELMQTPNFRITVVQEVDTVEICGALKNIVAVGAGFCDGLGFGDNTKAAVIRLGLMEMIAFAKLFCSGPVSSATFLESCGVADLITTCYAGRNRKVAEAFARTGKSIEQLEKDMLNGQKLQGPQTARELHSILQHKGLVDKFPLFMAVYKICYENQPVGEFIHCLQNHPEHI